A stretch of Candidatus Bathyarchaeia archaeon DNA encodes these proteins:
- a CDS encoding tyrosine-type recombinase/integrase: protein MSSPQIELINLEDPAISRWLDPVTKPSTKASYKTAIRAYLAFTGLTASQLIDEAVEDQTRDIRQRRGIVLNRIVGFYQYLKKDYPIKRRGRCEHTEVKKGLSDKAANLYITAIRSFYSTFDVEVRLKGRYRLPKPKVTNRRMRLSSSQVKLLVDHARNPRDKAVILTMFQSGMDVSTLCSLKYGDIRRGLESGEIPLKLDLYRPKTGVEYFTFLGRDAIEAVKVYLRDLEARGVKLQDGSPLFQRERPHGAPLQPHLVQNMLREVALKAGFIDPYNNGRDINPLSPHALRESFGSIMINSGVPDTIVDFWLGHAIGEMAEAYKGLQFESLRKMYLERERLLSITPPPVDPSEIERKVDAKVDERIQSLQKVIENLSAENLELKSRMARLELENTELTGRINRALEEVAEIRKLLT from the coding sequence ATGTCGTCTCCACAAATTGAGCTGATAAACTTAGAAGACCCCGCCATATCAAGGTGGCTTGACCCCGTAACTAAACCGTCTACCAAAGCAAGCTACAAAACCGCCATCAGAGCATACCTAGCCTTCACAGGTCTAACCGCAAGCCAACTCATCGACGAAGCCGTAGAAGACCAAACCAGAGACATACGCCAAAGGCGTGGCATAGTCCTCAACAGGATAGTCGGGTTCTACCAATATTTGAAAAAGGATTACCCCATAAAAAGGCGTGGAAGATGCGAACATACAGAAGTCAAGAAGGGTTTGAGCGATAAAGCCGCAAACCTCTACATAACCGCCATAAGAAGCTTCTACTCGACTTTCGACGTTGAAGTGCGCCTTAAGGGCCGCTACAGGCTTCCCAAACCGAAGGTAACCAACCGAAGGATGAGGTTGAGCTCTAGTCAGGTCAAGTTGTTGGTGGATCATGCAAGGAACCCCCGTGACAAAGCCGTCATTCTCACCATGTTTCAAAGCGGGATGGATGTCTCGACACTGTGCAGTCTCAAATATGGAGACATACGGAGAGGTCTCGAGTCTGGAGAGATCCCCCTCAAGCTAGACCTCTACCGACCGAAAACTGGAGTGGAATATTTCACATTCCTTGGGCGTGACGCAATAGAAGCAGTCAAAGTCTACCTCCGAGACCTTGAAGCCAGAGGTGTGAAGCTTCAAGACGGTTCGCCACTATTCCAAAGGGAACGACCACATGGGGCTCCACTTCAACCACACCTAGTCCAGAACATGTTGAGAGAGGTGGCATTAAAGGCGGGCTTCATAGACCCCTATAATAACGGTAGAGACATCAACCCGTTAAGTCCCCATGCCTTGCGTGAAAGCTTCGGTAGCATAATGATTAACTCAGGCGTACCAGACACCATAGTTGACTTCTGGTTAGGGCATGCAATCGGAGAGATGGCGGAAGCGTATAAAGGGCTCCAGTTTGAGAGCCTCAGGAAGATGTATCTCGAACGGGAACGCTTACTGAGCATAACCCCCCCTCCAGTCGACCCGTCGGAGATTGAGAGGAAGGTTGACGCCAAGGTGGATGAACGCATCCAAAGCCTCCAGAAGGTGATAGAGAACCTCTCTGCAGAAAACTTGGAGCTTAAGAGCAGGATGGCAAGGTTGGAGTTGGAGAACACGGAGCTCACTGGAAGGATTAACAGGGCGTTGGAAGAGGTTGCGGAGATAAGGAAGCTTCTAACTTAA
- a CDS encoding Lrp/AsnC ligand binding domain-containing protein produces the protein MRAYVLITTKPGTSEEVLRQIKTTREIKGVILADSVYGRFDAVVVIEAENLETITDIIYKVIEKYPNITHTETLLTLF, from the coding sequence ATGAGAGCCTACGTGTTAATCACCACCAAACCAGGGACCTCCGAAGAAGTCCTCAGACAGATCAAGACTACACGGGAGATCAAAGGTGTTATTCTGGCCGACTCGGTCTACGGTCGGTTTGATGCAGTAGTCGTGATCGAGGCGGAAAACCTAGAGACCATAACCGACATCATATACAAGGTGATAGAGAAATACCCGAACATAACTCACACCGAAACACTTTTGACCTTATTCTGA
- a CDS encoding Lrp/AsnC ligand binding domain-containing protein, with translation MPVRAFVLVTTKPGTSEELVKARRIRGVKMINSVLGRFDAVAVIEAADFEELSKIIYEMIEKAPNIIHTETLVALFHPP, from the coding sequence TTGCCGGTTCGTGCCTTCGTGCTGGTTACAACTAAGCCGGGAACTTCGGAAGAGCTTGTTAAGGCTAGACGGATTAGGGGGGTGAAGATGATTAACTCAGTCCTAGGTCGGTTTGATGCAGTAGCTGTGATCGAGGCGGCGGACTTTGAAGAATTATCCAAGATAATCTACGAGATGATTGAGAAAGCCCCTAACATCATCCATACCGAGACCCTTGTCGCGCTCTTCCATCCTCCTTGA
- a CDS encoding Mov34/MPN/PAD-1 family protein yields MGRVVSIKREVIDSLLSYAQIFHPKEGILLLRGTTRKGAVNITGTVIPPLATHSYNFSSFPFFMLPIDPSIVGVAHSHPSGAKRPSIEDLNNFYGSLMAIVAYPYKTEEDIVIFDRDGNTLKFNVI; encoded by the coding sequence TTGGGGAGGGTTGTCTCGATAAAACGTGAGGTCATCGATAGTCTACTTAGTTATGCCCAGATATTTCACCCAAAGGAGGGAATCCTTCTTCTGCGAGGTACGACTCGGAAAGGTGCTGTCAACATAACTGGCACCGTGATACCACCTTTGGCCACTCATAGCTACAATTTCTCCAGCTTTCCATTCTTCATGTTGCCAATAGATCCATCCATTGTGGGGGTGGCGCATTCACATCCATCTGGCGCTAAGCGTCCCTCAATAGAGGATTTAAACAATTTTTACGGCAGCCTGATGGCGATTGTAGCTTACCCCTACAAAACCGAGGAGGATATAGTCATATTTGATCGAGACGGTAACACTTTAAAGTTTAATGTCATCTAA
- a CDS encoding DUF1297 domain-containing protein yields the protein MIEVIALEEMREIARRYKNPMGLVLGSHSALDAMAGLRDYGIRGLIYTTKGRAEIYLREPRVGRPEEEIENLPQVVERDLYVSEDIRDIARKKERWSVAILILDRYDEILKPENIDTLLELEAIQIPNRAFAVYVGGDNCEKIEDDFSVPILGSRGLLKIEDREKLEKNYYWYLEQAGIPHPTPYKYEITGDGIKFPKEIEQPLVLKIPHAGRRLERGFIFAANGASLEEEVRNALASGEILFEDLKDGRVEEYIPGVTANLNFFYSPLYAEENWGVVENYVSRSRLANEFLSIDERRETTHDGILRMLARDQLKADWSKTNYPISFEVTAHSLISLRESLLRKIYPIADAFVEFTQKSDPPGMIGAYCIQTLITFEKQPYVEAVTQGVYDAAGSAFYDFVPKTQDVAVRHGGGTNVHQGIGSQYANAKYKRVMSTGDRIALEIVRAKKKGMLDRIVT from the coding sequence GTGATTGAAGTGATCGCCCTGGAAGAGATGCGAGAGATTGCACGCAGATATAAAAATCCGATGGGGTTAGTTTTAGGTTCCCACTCAGCCTTGGACGCGATGGCTGGGCTGAGGGACTACGGAATAAGGGGGCTCATCTATACGACTAAGGGTAGGGCTGAGATATATTTAAGGGAGCCCAGAGTTGGAAGACCTGAGGAGGAGATTGAGAATCTACCACAAGTAGTCGAGCGTGACCTCTACGTATCAGAAGACATCCGAGACATTGCTAGAAAAAAAGAGCGCTGGTCCGTTGCGATCCTAATCTTAGACCGTTATGATGAAATATTGAAGCCGGAGAACATTGACACGTTGCTTGAATTGGAGGCTATCCAGATACCTAACCGAGCCTTCGCCGTGTATGTTGGCGGAGATAATTGTGAGAAGATTGAGGATGACTTCTCCGTCCCGATCCTTGGCTCGCGGGGGCTCCTCAAGATAGAAGACAGAGAGAAACTTGAGAAGAATTATTATTGGTACCTGGAGCAGGCGGGGATCCCCCACCCAACTCCATACAAATACGAAATTACTGGCGATGGGATAAAGTTTCCAAAGGAAATCGAGCAACCTCTAGTTCTAAAGATCCCCCACGCGGGAAGGAGACTTGAGAGAGGGTTCATATTTGCCGCTAATGGGGCTAGTTTGGAGGAGGAAGTGAGAAACGCCCTAGCATCAGGGGAGATTCTGTTCGAAGATCTGAAGGATGGGAGAGTCGAAGAATATATTCCAGGTGTAACCGCCAACCTAAACTTCTTCTATTCACCCCTATACGCAGAGGAGAACTGGGGAGTTGTAGAGAACTATGTAAGTAGAAGCAGGCTGGCGAACGAGTTTCTCTCAATAGATGAGAGGAGAGAAACAACTCACGACGGCATACTCCGCATGCTGGCAAGAGACCAGTTGAAAGCTGATTGGAGCAAGACCAACTACCCCATAAGCTTTGAGGTGACAGCTCACAGCTTAATCAGTCTGAGGGAGTCCCTTCTGAGAAAGATCTACCCGATAGCTGACGCTTTCGTCGAGTTTACCCAGAAGTCAGACCCGCCGGGAATGATTGGAGCCTATTGCATCCAGACATTGATAACCTTTGAAAAGCAACCATATGTCGAAGCAGTAACTCAAGGTGTCTACGACGCGGCTGGCAGCGCCTTCTACGATTTCGTCCCAAAAACGCAAGATGTGGCAGTTAGGCACGGTGGCGGAACCAACGTCCATCAAGGCATCGGCTCCCAGTATGCAAATGCAAAATATAAGCGAGTCATGAGTACAGGGGACAGAATCGCTTTGGAGATCGTCAGGGCGAAGAAGAAGGGCATGCTAGATAGGATAGTAACCTAA
- a CDS encoding CorA family divalent cation transporter — translation MLRAVLLRQDRLEKIEHISQSQLSSLSEAGNLWLDGSPSPQEKEMLVKKLAVSPDIFEDYKRETKPLMKTSEGYKVLVLQELCYLEELQSFPVLVLLGDKFLVTVHEGSEACDEVYENLEDEMNHYGVYRLDVILHFIMERLAQLSFRVVERLEEKSWDVEDELIGSSELGAVSKTISLRRELVAVNKVNYGLADILLSTLRELPPSLRGSKVNELVEEAHDSLLRQIGTVNELREILVECLEIHNSKATAAIVASSYRSNVEIKDLTMVMLFLTVVATIYLFPNTVATVLGIANLGARLTVAEILVIIAISAILPTLWILRQRWVKRLLSSGFEIPVIPFIPFVGVGKKHTKDKHEKTRKEAQARLR, via the coding sequence ATGCTGAGGGCGGTTCTACTCCGTCAAGACAGGCTTGAAAAAATCGAACACATCTCCCAGAGCCAGCTTTCCTCTCTATCGGAGGCAGGTAATCTATGGCTCGACGGTTCTCCCTCCCCCCAAGAGAAGGAAATGCTCGTTAAGAAACTCGCCGTTTCGCCAGATATCTTTGAAGATTATAAAAGAGAGACGAAACCGCTCATGAAGACTAGCGAGGGATATAAGGTGCTGGTTCTTCAAGAGCTGTGTTACCTGGAGGAGTTACAAAGCTTCCCAGTGCTGGTTCTATTAGGTGATAAATTTCTTGTCACAGTACATGAGGGCTCAGAAGCCTGTGATGAAGTCTATGAAAACTTGGAAGATGAGATGAACCACTACGGCGTATACAGACTGGACGTTATACTCCACTTCATAATGGAACGCCTAGCCCAGCTATCTTTCCGCGTAGTTGAGAGATTAGAGGAGAAGAGTTGGGATGTCGAAGATGAACTCATCGGATCCAGCGAACTCGGAGCAGTCAGTAAAACAATTTCTCTTAGGAGAGAACTTGTAGCTGTTAACAAAGTCAACTATGGGCTGGCAGATATTCTGCTATCAACTCTGAGAGAGCTACCCCCCAGCCTCAGAGGTAGTAAGGTCAATGAACTCGTAGAGGAGGCTCATGATTCCCTTCTGAGGCAGATCGGAACTGTTAACGAACTTCGTGAGATTTTGGTTGAGTGTCTCGAGATCCACAACTCGAAAGCGACCGCTGCGATAGTTGCTTCCTCTTATCGGTCCAATGTCGAGATAAAGGATCTCACGATGGTGATGCTCTTTCTGACGGTAGTCGCAACCATATACTTATTCCCAAACACGGTCGCAACCGTGTTGGGGATAGCTAACCTAGGCGCCCGTCTAACCGTGGCTGAGATTCTCGTTATAATCGCTATCTCTGCAATCTTACCGACACTTTGGATACTGAGACAGAGGTGGGTAAAGAGACTTTTATCCAGCGGCTTTGAGATACCGGTTATACCCTTCATCCCATTCGTTGGAGTAGGAAAGAAGCACACAAAAGATAAGCATGAAAAGACTAGGAAAGAAGCTCAAGCGAGGCTGAGATAG
- a CDS encoding molybdopterin-binding protein: protein MRDVRGKGFAKPLRVNEAWDVFMREANLKPLSPEVVALRESLGRTLADDIQAELDIPPFDRAAVDGYAVRAEDTYGASAASPIVLNVVGVEEVGGETSLHVGEGEAARISTGAPMPVGADSVVMYEYTSSIDGSRVAIQKATAPGDNVSKRGEDVRKGETVLKRGTLLKPYDLGMLAAAGVTKVSVIRRPKVAVFSTGSELVEPGCKLGGGRIFDVNRYTLQALVREMGGDPLDFGIVHDSFKHVTATIERALEKADLVLGSGGTSAGSKDILPNAVNSLGEPGIIVHGVSIKPGRPVALAVIRGKPVVLLPGLPVAAVVAFLVFVRRILAVMLGSPSLGLGGGTVQARMIRSVASTPGVRSYVRVDLEKKRNGYVAIPIMAGGSGVISSMTRAKGMVVIPENVEGLAEGEEVEVILLRPLGEPL, encoded by the coding sequence TTGAGGGATGTTAGGGGAAAGGGATTCGCCAAACCGCTCAGAGTTAACGAAGCTTGGGATGTGTTCATGAGAGAGGCTAATCTAAAGCCTCTATCTCCCGAGGTGGTAGCACTCAGGGAGAGCTTGGGGAGGACTCTGGCTGATGATATACAAGCCGAGCTGGATATACCTCCTTTTGATCGGGCTGCTGTAGACGGGTATGCTGTTAGAGCCGAAGACACCTACGGAGCTTCTGCTGCAAGCCCTATAGTCCTAAACGTAGTAGGGGTTGAAGAGGTAGGAGGTGAAACGTCATTGCATGTTGGGGAAGGGGAGGCTGCTCGGATTTCTACAGGCGCTCCTATGCCGGTTGGGGCAGACTCTGTGGTTATGTACGAGTACACTAGTAGCATAGATGGGAGCAGAGTGGCGATCCAGAAGGCTACAGCCCCAGGCGATAATGTCTCGAAGAGAGGAGAGGATGTAAGGAAGGGGGAGACAGTCCTAAAGAGGGGGACGCTTTTGAAGCCATACGACCTCGGCATGCTGGCAGCTGCCGGAGTGACGAAAGTGAGCGTCATTAGGCGACCTAAGGTAGCAGTATTCTCGACTGGTAGTGAGTTAGTCGAGCCCGGCTGCAAACTGGGAGGTGGCAGAATCTTCGACGTTAACCGGTACACCCTTCAAGCATTAGTCAGGGAGATGGGGGGAGACCCCCTCGACTTTGGGATAGTACATGACAGCTTCAAACATGTAACGGCTACTATAGAGCGGGCGTTGGAGAAGGCAGATTTGGTTCTCGGTAGCGGGGGGACTTCCGCAGGTTCGAAGGACATACTGCCTAATGCCGTGAATTCGCTGGGGGAGCCTGGAATCATAGTTCACGGTGTATCTATAAAGCCTGGGAGACCAGTTGCATTGGCGGTCATCCGAGGTAAGCCAGTTGTCCTGCTTCCAGGTCTCCCCGTGGCGGCAGTGGTAGCTTTCTTAGTCTTTGTAAGGCGAATTTTAGCTGTAATGTTGGGGTCGCCGAGCTTAGGGTTGGGGGGTGGAACTGTTCAGGCCAGGATGATTAGGAGTGTAGCTTCAACTCCAGGTGTAAGAAGTTACGTGAGAGTAGATTTGGAGAAGAAGAGGAACGGCTATGTTGCCATCCCTATCATGGCTGGAGGCTCTGGAGTTATTTCGTCAATGACCAGGGCAAAGGGGATGGTGGTCATACCCGAGAATGTTGAGGGGCTGGCTGAGGGGGAGGAGGTAGAGGTAATCTTGTTGAGGCCCCTAGGTGAACCACTGTGA
- a CDS encoding molybdopterin biosynthesis protein — protein sequence MSRKVFRKLASIEEALETLERHFNPHPIGSENTSLERAAGRVLAEHIAAPINIPPFDRAAVDGYAVRAEDTYGADEGRPRTLKVVGKVAAGDEPKFELASGEAVEISTGAPIPIGANAVVMFEHTWRENAHVNISKVSTPGENIIAAGSDIPVGERILRRGTLLTYRETAILAALGITHVPCFIKPKVAVLSTGDELKKPGEKLDYGQIYDVNSRMICDAVTSCGCEPIFMGLAKDDFAELTQKVSSSLKLCDVVVVSGGTSAGSEDLLYRVTENLGSLGVLVHGIAVKPGKPTMIGVVAGKPVFGLPGYPTSAMITFKILVQPTLRRMAGLKVEVESKTVDARIGEKIYSVAGCREYVPVSLTLAETGGYVAYPVLGGSGIITSISKADGIVEVPESVVILERGETVRVQLFSSELRPANLVIAGSYCVGVDLILDLMLESMPELNPRVINVGFSGGLVALSRGEADIAGVNIFNPDAEEYNLHCLKRYGLAGKIMLVRGYFRTQGLLLRKGNPKSVKSLEDLLDGKVSMINREPGSGARLILDHLLQRLANSKRLDLKEVTSKIIGYSIVAKSDIAVAMAVMRGTADVGLATETTANLYGLDFIPLAKESYDFAILKGRLTKPAVKLFVDTLGSEWFKSELPQKYPGLTPTEETGKMILTA from the coding sequence GTGAGCCGCAAGGTCTTCAGGAAACTCGCCTCAATCGAGGAGGCGTTAGAGACACTTGAAAGACACTTCAACCCACACCCGATAGGGAGCGAGAACACCTCCCTCGAGAGGGCTGCCGGGAGAGTTCTAGCTGAGCACATCGCGGCACCGATAAATATACCTCCTTTTGATCGGGCTGCTGTAGACGGGTATGCTGTTAGAGCCGAAGACACCTACGGAGCTGATGAGGGACGACCTAGAACTTTAAAGGTAGTTGGCAAGGTAGCCGCTGGGGATGAGCCCAAATTTGAGTTGGCTAGCGGGGAGGCTGTTGAGATCTCCACCGGCGCCCCTATCCCGATTGGGGCAAACGCAGTAGTGATGTTCGAACACACATGGCGAGAGAATGCTCACGTGAACATAAGTAAAGTGTCTACTCCCGGTGAGAACATAATCGCTGCAGGCTCCGACATCCCAGTGGGGGAGAGGATACTTAGAAGGGGAACCCTGCTGACATATAGAGAGACCGCCATCTTGGCGGCACTCGGAATAACTCATGTACCATGCTTCATTAAGCCAAAGGTTGCAGTCCTCTCCACAGGAGACGAACTCAAAAAGCCTGGGGAAAAATTAGATTACGGGCAAATATATGACGTGAACTCTAGGATGATCTGTGACGCCGTAACAAGCTGCGGCTGCGAACCTATCTTTATGGGTTTAGCTAAGGATGACTTTGCTGAGTTAACGCAGAAGGTATCTTCATCCCTCAAGCTTTGCGATGTAGTAGTAGTTTCTGGAGGCACCTCAGCTGGGTCAGAGGATCTGCTCTACAGGGTGACTGAAAACTTGGGTTCGCTAGGCGTGCTAGTTCACGGAATTGCTGTTAAGCCAGGAAAACCCACAATGATCGGCGTGGTGGCTGGGAAACCAGTCTTCGGTCTTCCTGGGTATCCAACATCAGCCATGATAACCTTCAAAATATTAGTCCAACCCACACTGAGGCGGATGGCTGGGTTGAAGGTTGAGGTGGAGTCCAAGACGGTTGATGCGAGAATTGGGGAAAAGATCTATTCAGTGGCTGGGTGCAGGGAGTACGTGCCGGTAAGCCTCACACTAGCTGAAACTGGGGGGTATGTTGCATATCCAGTCCTAGGCGGGTCTGGCATTATAACATCTATCTCGAAGGCGGATGGCATTGTAGAAGTTCCTGAAAGTGTAGTGATCCTCGAGCGTGGGGAGACAGTTAGAGTACAACTGTTCAGCTCCGAACTAAGACCTGCCAACTTGGTGATCGCCGGAAGCTACTGTGTGGGTGTGGATCTTATCTTGGATCTGATGCTTGAGAGTATGCCTGAGCTAAACCCGAGGGTGATTAATGTAGGTTTTTCTGGGGGTTTAGTGGCGTTAAGTAGAGGTGAGGCTGACATTGCAGGCGTTAATATTTTTAATCCTGACGCTGAAGAGTACAACCTACACTGTCTCAAGCGTTACGGGCTAGCTGGGAAAATCATGCTCGTACGAGGTTATTTTCGAACTCAAGGGTTGCTACTCCGCAAGGGGAATCCAAAAAGTGTAAAGAGCTTAGAAGACCTCCTAGATGGGAAGGTTTCCATGATCAACCGTGAACCCGGCTCTGGAGCGCGGTTAATTCTTGATCACCTCCTTCAGAGGCTAGCTAACAGTAAGAGGTTGGATCTTAAAGAGGTAACATCCAAGATAATAGGCTACAGCATTGTGGCTAAGTCTGATATCGCTGTAGCTATGGCGGTTATGCGTGGTACGGCTGATGTAGGGCTTGCAACCGAAACCACCGCCAACCTGTACGGGCTGGACTTCATACCTCTAGCCAAAGAGAGCTACGACTTTGCAATACTAAAGGGACGGCTGACAAAACCAGCCGTGAAGCTATTCGTAGATACTTTAGGGTCGGAGTGGTTTAAGAGTGAACTGCCCCAGAAGTACCCGGGCCTCACCCCTACCGAGGAAACTGGCAAGATGATCCTTACAGCATAG
- the speB gene encoding agmatinase yields MKTLGSCIRPVKEPFSGYQTQFNEASYVIFGVPYDKTSTYRLGSRLGPKAVRRASLNIETYSPRTDLYVEDLKMCDLGNVKVAGSLDCVTEVTSKILDAGKMPVILGGEHTLTYYALNALPRDTALVSFDAHYDLRDEYNGRKISHATVMRRIVDKCGPERIIFAGTRATSKEELSFVEKNKIHNITAHKILHDGWREAADSIKDSLQKFSRYYLTLDMDVLDPAHAPEVGNPEPEGLEVTSLLNIIHGFCDERLVGFDLVEVAPKGDFGITAIQAAKIIFEILCFIEAVTRRAYEDFLASFR; encoded by the coding sequence ATGAAAACTCTAGGCAGTTGCATTAGGCCAGTTAAGGAGCCTTTCTCAGGGTATCAAACCCAGTTTAACGAGGCTTCTTACGTAATATTTGGAGTGCCATACGATAAGACCAGCACATATCGTCTAGGTTCAAGGCTAGGACCTAAGGCCGTGAGAAGAGCTTCCCTCAACATTGAAACTTACAGCCCAAGAACTGACTTGTACGTCGAAGATTTGAAGATGTGTGATTTAGGAAATGTTAAGGTAGCAGGTAGCTTAGACTGTGTCACAGAGGTAACCTCTAAGATCTTGGATGCTGGCAAGATGCCGGTTATCCTCGGCGGCGAGCACACACTCACATATTACGCCCTAAATGCGCTACCTAGAGATACAGCGTTAGTCTCCTTCGATGCTCATTACGACCTCAGGGATGAGTACAACGGTAGGAAAATCTCACACGCCACGGTAATGCGCCGAATAGTCGACAAATGCGGACCTGAGCGGATAATCTTTGCAGGCACAAGAGCTACCAGCAAAGAGGAGTTGAGCTTCGTTGAGAAGAATAAAATTCACAACATAACAGCTCACAAAATACTCCATGACGGCTGGCGTGAGGCGGCTGACTCGATTAAAGATTCTCTTCAAAAATTTTCCCGATATTATCTGACTCTTGATATGGATGTACTGGACCCAGCACATGCTCCAGAGGTTGGAAATCCTGAGCCTGAAGGGTTAGAAGTCACATCGCTCCTAAACATAATTCATGGTTTCTGCGATGAGAGGCTTGTGGGGTTCGACCTAGTCGAGGTTGCACCAAAGGGTGACTTCGGAATAACCGCAATCCAAGCGGCTAAGATTATCTTCGAGATACTCTGCTTCATAGAAGCTGTGACACGTAGAGCGTACGAAGATTTTCTTGCAAGCTTCCGCTAA
- a CDS encoding RsmB/NOP family class I SAM-dependent RNA methyltransferase — MTIEPNALATAIEALSWIELSGIGLSYATMRAAKQLGIRDEAVIASANALVQETLRREAVIGRILATVVPSELLHKVTAGVRSFLRIYTYLTKLSPQTCKCCVELVEASREILGWKTLHPVEAFLGRLLTFEPATIYEGLADVERTALETSHPDWFVKYCYRLLGRREALRLLRKSAEGVSSYVHLNTLHGSEETITAALTRERINLSHMPEMLHLHLVSGGSRLLWRTEAYRKGLLYLEDKGSYLAVSASGVEKGMRVLGMFADGAAKIAHLAQLMENSGVILYAEPRPEKTKALERDIKRLGVKIAKPLSLKTQTASPAPIDADIIVVNPPSSLTGIFGTEPSIRWSVKPEDIKKNMAQQVGALEEFSRHVKVGGVVIYITSSITVEENEMVLEHFLSLKPDFRLVEVRGVGRPAFRELHNCVRIYPHLHDSDGSFIAKIRREG; from the coding sequence TTGACTATAGAACCTAATGCCTTGGCTACGGCTATCGAGGCTTTAAGCTGGATCGAGTTGAGCGGCATTGGACTTTCTTATGCCACCATGAGAGCGGCAAAGCAGCTAGGCATTAGGGATGAGGCAGTTATCGCTTCAGCCAATGCTCTCGTCCAAGAGACACTTAGGAGAGAGGCTGTAATAGGGAGGATTCTGGCTACTGTCGTCCCTTCTGAACTTCTACACAAAGTAACAGCTGGTGTAAGAAGTTTCCTTAGAATTTACACTTATTTAACTAAACTCTCGCCTCAGACGTGTAAATGTTGTGTAGAGCTAGTTGAGGCTTCTAGGGAAATTTTGGGGTGGAAAACCCTACACCCGGTGGAGGCGTTTCTCGGCAGGCTTCTAACTTTTGAGCCAGCTACTATCTATGAAGGTCTGGCCGATGTTGAGAGGACAGCCTTGGAGACTTCTCATCCAGACTGGTTCGTCAAGTACTGCTACCGCCTCCTTGGAAGGCGAGAGGCATTGAGGCTACTACGGAAATCCGCTGAAGGTGTGTCCAGTTACGTCCACCTAAACACACTTCATGGGTCCGAGGAAACCATAACCGCCGCGCTCACCAGAGAGAGGATCAATCTCAGCCATATGCCTGAAATGTTACACCTGCATCTTGTTTCGGGTGGGAGTAGGTTGCTATGGAGAACTGAAGCTTACAGGAAAGGTCTCCTCTATCTCGAAGATAAAGGCAGCTATTTAGCTGTCTCAGCTTCAGGCGTAGAGAAAGGCATGAGAGTCTTAGGCATGTTTGCAGACGGCGCAGCAAAGATTGCTCACCTAGCTCAACTGATGGAAAACAGTGGGGTCATCCTCTATGCAGAGCCCCGTCCTGAGAAGACAAAAGCATTGGAGCGAGATATTAAGAGACTTGGCGTGAAAATAGCCAAACCCCTCAGCCTTAAAACTCAAACAGCTTCACCCGCCCCTATCGATGCCGATATTATAGTTGTCAACCCTCCTTCAAGCTTAACCGGCATCTTCGGGACTGAGCCGTCTATTAGATGGAGCGTTAAACCTGAAGATATCAAGAAAAATATGGCTCAGCAAGTTGGTGCCTTGGAGGAATTTTCTAGACACGTCAAGGTCGGTGGCGTCGTGATTTATATTACATCCAGCATTACGGTGGAGGAGAATGAGATGGTTTTGGAGCATTTCCTAAGTTTGAAGCCCGACTTTAGATTAGTGGAGGTGAGAGGTGTGGGAAGGCCGGCCTTTAGAGAGCTCCACAACTGTGTAAGGATTTATCCTCATCTACACGACTCGGACGGCAGCTTCATAGCTAAGATTAGAAGGGAAGGCTAA